TAAGTAAAGATCGAGCAAAAGGAGTGGAATGGTATGAAAAGCTCCCCGTGGCAAGGACGGATAAGGTGGAAATTTCCGTGGCCGATGGGTCGGAAGAACCGGTAGCTACCGCGGCCCCGGATATGGCAGGGGGAGAAGTAAAATGAACCGCAAGAATCTGATTCTCATCGGGTTGGTAGTAGTTGCGGCAGCTATCGCTTTTTTTTACATGAAGCCCTGGCTAAGGACAGGCGCTCCGGGAAAAGCGCCCACGGGTGGGGTTGTAGCCCAACCCTCGCAACCCGCAACCAATATGCCGGGGGTGACACCGGAGAAACCGGGGATGGAGGAAATCCCCGTGAAACAGCCGCCTGCCGCGGAGCCTCCGACCATTGAAATACCTCCCGAGAAACAGCAGCTCATTGGGGTTCGGATCACCCGGGCGTCGGTCCAGCCCCTTGAGAAGAGTATCCGAACTGTAGGGAAGATCGAATATGACGAGAGGAGGCTCACCACGATAAACACCAAGGTGGAAGGCTGGATCGAGAAGCTCTACGTCAATTTCACCGGCGTACATATCACGAAAGGGCAAAGGCTCGCGGATATTTATAGCCCCGAGCTTTGGGCAACTCAGCAGGAATTTATAAATCTGGTACGGTGGGCGAAGAGCGCCGAGAGGAAAGCCCTCGGGACCTCCGGCTCCGGAACGGACATGGACCTGGCGGCATTGCTGAGAAAGGACGCGGAAACGACCCTCGATGCGGCCCGGCAACGACTCAGGTTGTGGGACATATCGGAGGAGCAGATAAAAAAGATCGAGGAGAGCGAAAAACCTGTGCGCACCCTTGCCGTCTATAGCCCCGTAGGCG
The Syntrophorhabdaceae bacterium DNA segment above includes these coding regions:
- a CDS encoding efflux RND transporter periplasmic adaptor subunit — its product is MNRKNLILIGLVVVAAAIAFFYMKPWLRTGAPGKAPTGGVVAQPSQPATNMPGVTPEKPGMEEIPVKQPPAAEPPTIEIPPEKQQLIGVRITRASVQPLEKSIRTVGKIEYDERRLTTINTKVEGWIEKLYVNFTGVHITKGQRLADIYSPELWATQQEFINLVRWAKSAERKALGTSGSGTDMDLAALLRKDAETTLDAARQRLRLWDISEEQIKKIEESEKPVRTLAVYSPVGGYVLQKYVVQGMKVMGGEKLFDVSDLSSVWVVADLYEYELPLVRVGETARIRLSYFPGKDFLSRIEFMAPTLSSETRTVKVRFTIPNSDGRLRPQMFTDVEIRIRLGNRLAVPDEAVIDTGLRQIVYVDKGEGVFEPRQVTTGIRAEKLIEIVSGLEAGERIASSANFLIDSEAKLKGVEAAGLQKKGVPVPVPVPAPSPTPAPPPLPAPVVPAPPGMHRH